CCCGCTGCGCGTGCCGCAACGCATCGACGGCGCGCTCGCGCCGCGGGAGGCGCGCGATGAATGATCCGCAAGACCTCGCGCGGCCGGACGTCGTCCTGTCGCTCGACGACGTGCACGCGCTCGCGCTGCGCGTGCTCGCGCGCCACGGGCTGTCCGACGCGCACGCGCGCGCGATCGCGAACGTGATCACGCAAGGCCAGCGCGACGAATGCCATTCGCACGGCGTCTACCGGCTGCTCGTGTGCGCGCGCTCGCTGCGCCTCGGCAAGGTCGATCCGCACGCGGCGCCGACGCTGCGCCGGCTATCGCCGTCGATCGTCGCGCTCGACGCGCATCGCGGCTTCTCGCTGCTCGCGTTCGAGACCGGCCTGCCGGTGCTCGTCGAGATGGCGCGGCGGCACGGCATCGCCGCGATGGCGATCAACCGCTGCTACCACTTCTCGGCGCTGTGGCCGGAGGTGGAGGCGATCGCCGCGCACGGCCTCGCCGGCCTCGCGATGAATCCGAGCCATAGCTGGGTCGCGCCCGAAGGCGGCGCGCGGCCGGTGTTCGGCACGAACCCGCTCGCGTTCGCGTGGCCGCGCCCGGGCGGCACGCCGTTCGTGTTCGACTTCGCGACGAGCGCGATCGCGCGCGGCGACATCGAGCTGCACGCGAAGGAGGGCAAGCCGATCCCGCCGCATTGGGCGCTCGACGCGAACGGCGCGCCCACCACCGATCCGAAGGCCGCGCTGCAAGGCGCGATGCGCACGTTCGGCGGGCACAAGGGCTCGGCGCTCGCGGCGATGATCGAGCTGCTCGCCGGCGCGCTGATCGGCGACATGACGAGCGCCGAATCGCTCGCGTTCGACGAAGGCGTCGGCGCGACGCCGTGTCATGGCGAGCTCGTGATCGCGCTCGATCCGAAAGTGTTTCTCGGCGACGCGCTCGAAGCCGGCCTCGCGCGCGGCGAGCGCATGCTCGATGCGATCGTCGCGCAGGGCGCGCGGCTGCCGTCGCAGCGGCGCTTCGACGCCCGCGCGCGCAGCGTCGCGCACGGCGTGCGAATTCCGGCCCGGCTCCACGACGAGATCGTCGCGCTGCTCGACTGACGCGCCGACGAGCCGGCCGCGCCGCCGAAGCCGACCGAAGCCGACCGGAGCCGACCGGAGCCCGCCGGAAACCCCGCCTGAAGCCGCCCGCCCGCGTCGCCGCGCGGGCGCGCGGCGCGCCCCCACACACGGTTTTCCGCCCGCCGGCAATTGCCGATTTCCACGAGGCCGGCGCGGCCGTCGGCTATTCGTCAGTCCTGTAGAATCGCCGGCATTGCGTCGCGTTCGTCTTCCCGTGCGGCTCCCATCCGGCCGCCGCGCGGTTCGTGTCCCGTGCGCCATCCCGCGCGTTGCACCGTCAGTCCGACGACGAGGCCCGCCGCCCGGCCCCATCCGCGCGGTACACAACCATTCGAACCAGGATCGCCCCGACCATGCCTGCTTCCGAACTGAGCGCCGTCTCAAGCGCCCCGCCCCGCGCCCTGACGGGCCGCGACTACAAAACCCTCGGCCTCGCCGCGTTGGGCGGCGCGCTGGAGTTCTACGATTTCATCATCTTTGTGTTCTTCGCGCCCGCGATCGGCCAGCTGTTCTTCCCGCACGACATCCCCGACTGGCTTCGCCAGTTGCAGACGTTCGGCATCTTCGCGGCCGGCTATCTCGCGCGGCCGCTCGGCGGCATCGTGATGGCGCACTTCGGCGACCTCGTCGGCCGCAAGCGGATGTTCACGCTGAGCGTGCTGCTGATGTCGGTGCCGACGCTGCTGATGGGCCTGCTGCCCACCTACGACAGCGTCGGCATCCTCGCGCCGGTCGCGCTGCTGCTGTTCCGCGTGCTGCAGGGCGCGGCGGTGGGCGGCGAAGTGCCCGGCGCGTGGGTGTTCGTGTCCGAGCACGTGCCGTCGCAGCGCATCGGCTACGCGTGCGGCACGCTGACGGCGGGCCTCACGATCGGCATCCTGCTCGGCTCGCTCGTCGCGACGGCCATCAACAGCCGCTTCTCGACAGCCGAAGTCGCCGCGTTCGCGTGGCGCATCCCGTTCCTGCTCGGCGGCGTGTTCGGCCTCTTCTCCGTCTACCTGCGCCGCTGGCTGCACGAGACGCCCGTGTTCGCCGAGATGAAGGCGCGCAAGACGCTCGCGGCCGAGATCCCGCTGAAGGCGGTGATTCGCGACCACGGCCGCGCGGTGATCGTGTCGATGCTGATCACGTGGATGCTGTCGGCGGCGATCGTCGTCGTGATCCTGATGACGCCGACGCTGCTGCAAAAGCAGTTTCATATCGCACCCGCGACCGCGCTGTTCGCGAACAGCATCGCGACGCTGTGCCTGACGGCCGGCTGCATCACCGCCGGCTCGCTCGCGGACCGCTTCGGCGCGAAGGCGGTGCTGTCGATCGGCGGCATCGCGCTCGCCGCGTGCTACTACGCGATGTACACGCAGATCGCCGTCGACGCCTCGCGCCTCGTGCCGCTCTACGGGCTCGCGGGCTTCGCCGTCGGCACGATCGGCGCGGTGCCGTTCGTGCTGGTGAAGAGCTTTCCGGCCGTCGTGCGCTTCTCGGGCATCTCGTTCTCTTACAACGTCGCGTACGCGGTGTTCGGCGGGCTCACGCCGGTGATCGTGTCGCTGCTGATGAAATCGAGCCCGCTCGCGCCGGCCTACTATGTCGCGGCGATCTGCGTGCTCGGCGCGGTCGCGATGCCGTTCGCGAAGGACGCCGAATAACGTCCGTTGCGCGGGCGGCGCAATGCCGCCCGCCACGCGTCTTTCGGGCCTCGCGCGAACGGGCCGCGAGCCGCGGGAAACGCCGCCGGAACGCACCGGCCCCTCGTCCGCGCCGCATTCGACATTTCAGAAGCGTCCGCAACGTCGCCGTCCCGCACGACACTACGATGCGTGCATGGACACCCGCCTTCCTCACCCCGCCCTTTCCCGCGCCGCGCTCGTGCGCATCATCCCGACCGTGAGCGCGGGCTTCGTCATCACGCAGCTCGACGTGACGATCGTCAACGTCGCGCTCGCGCGCATCGGCATCGATCTGCATGCGAGCGTCGCGGGCCTGCAATGGATCGTCGACGCGTACACGCTCGCGGTCGCCGGCCTGATGCTGTCGGCCGGCGCGCTCGGCGACCGCTTCGGCGCGCGCCGGCTGTTCGCGGCCGGGCTCGCCCTCTTCGCGGTCGCGTCGTTCGTCTGCGGCGTCGCCGCGAACGCGCCGGCGCTCGTCGCGGCGCGCGCGCTGCAAGGGCTCGCGGCCGCCGCGATGCTGCCGAATTCGCTCGCGCTGCTCAACCACGCGTGCGCGCACGATCCGCGGCTGCGGGCGCGCGCGGTCGGCTGGTGGACCGCGTCGGGCGCGATCTCGATCGCGGCGGGCCCGGTGATCGGCGGCGCGCTGATCGCGCAGTTCGGCTGGCGCAGCCTCTTCTTCGTCAATCTGCCGCTATGCGCGGCCGGCCTCGTCGCGACGTTCCTGTGGATCGACAGGGATGACGCGCGCGCGGCGGCGGCGGCGGCGTCCGGTCATGGCCGTGCGCGCGGCCCGGGCGCGCAGACGCAGCAGGCGCAAGAAGCGCAAGAGGCGGCGGCGGATTCGCGGACATCCCGTGCAACCGCGCCCGCGCGCGCCGCCGACACGCCGCGCGGCATCGATCTTCCGGGCCAGTGTCTCGCCGTCGTCGCGCTGACGCTCTTCACCGGCGCGGTGATCGACTGGCATCCGGCGCTCGTCGCCACCGCGCTCGCGGCCGGCGCGGCGTTCGTGTTCGTCGAATCGCGCAGCGCGCATCCGATGGTGCCGCTCACGCTGTTCAGGCAGCGCGCGTTCAGCGTCGCCGTGCTGTTCGGCGTCTGCATGAATCTGTCGTACTACGGAATCATCTTCGTGCTGAGCCTGTACTTGCAGCGCGTGCGG
The nucleotide sequence above comes from Burkholderia thailandensis E264. Encoded proteins:
- a CDS encoding Ldh family oxidoreductase, translated to MNDPQDLARPDVVLSLDDVHALALRVLARHGLSDAHARAIANVITQGQRDECHSHGVYRLLVCARSLRLGKVDPHAAPTLRRLSPSIVALDAHRGFSLLAFETGLPVLVEMARRHGIAAMAINRCYHFSALWPEVEAIAAHGLAGLAMNPSHSWVAPEGGARPVFGTNPLAFAWPRPGGTPFVFDFATSAIARGDIELHAKEGKPIPPHWALDANGAPTTDPKAALQGAMRTFGGHKGSALAAMIELLAGALIGDMTSAESLAFDEGVGATPCHGELVIALDPKVFLGDALEAGLARGERMLDAIVAQGARLPSQRRFDARARSVAHGVRIPARLHDEIVALLD
- a CDS encoding MFS transporter, whose protein sequence is MPASELSAVSSAPPRALTGRDYKTLGLAALGGALEFYDFIIFVFFAPAIGQLFFPHDIPDWLRQLQTFGIFAAGYLARPLGGIVMAHFGDLVGRKRMFTLSVLLMSVPTLLMGLLPTYDSVGILAPVALLLFRVLQGAAVGGEVPGAWVFVSEHVPSQRIGYACGTLTAGLTIGILLGSLVATAINSRFSTAEVAAFAWRIPFLLGGVFGLFSVYLRRWLHETPVFAEMKARKTLAAEIPLKAVIRDHGRAVIVSMLITWMLSAAIVVVILMTPTLLQKQFHIAPATALFANSIATLCLTAGCITAGSLADRFGAKAVLSIGGIALAACYYAMYTQIAVDASRLVPLYGLAGFAVGTIGAVPFVLVKSFPAVVRFSGISFSYNVAYAVFGGLTPVIVSLLMKSSPLAPAYYVAAICVLGAVAMPFAKDAE
- a CDS encoding MFS transporter yields the protein MDTRLPHPALSRAALVRIIPTVSAGFVITQLDVTIVNVALARIGIDLHASVAGLQWIVDAYTLAVAGLMLSAGALGDRFGARRLFAAGLALFAVASFVCGVAANAPALVAARALQGLAAAAMLPNSLALLNHACAHDPRLRARAVGWWTASGAISIAAGPVIGGALIAQFGWRSLFFVNLPLCAAGLVATFLWIDRDDARAAAAAASGHGRARGPGAQTQQAQEAQEAAADSRTSRATAPARAADTPRGIDLPGQCLAVVALTLFTGAVIDWHPALVATALAAGAAFVFVESRSAHPMVPLTLFRQRAFSVAVLFGVCMNLSYYGIIFVLSLYLQRVRHDTPLEAGLAFLPLTGGFLLSNVASGWATAHYGARRPMIAGALIGATGFVLLGAVRADTPIAMLVVPFLLIPGGMGLAVPAMTTTVLASVERARAATASAVLNTARQAGGAIGVAGFGALASGALPADIVSGLHASAQVSAVLFASAAAMAAVVRGTPHPAASGKRARANAR